In the Parasteatoda tepidariorum isolate YZ-2023 chromosome 3, CAS_Ptep_4.0, whole genome shotgun sequence genome, one interval contains:
- the LOC107454951 gene encoding uncharacterized protein isoform X1 codes for MSLLKDIKISAPVRPFQQIKRKAVEDIATKNSKSMKRDPETEKLQQTPRCRFFPKCRMGQKCHFQHPTCRYNAACRNMKCIYRHIGPRKIELFENKENEQPNSFRLLLEKLEKQKPNPYKWVKPKDIGAKKDVP; via the exons ATGTCTCTGCTCAAGGATATTAA aatctcTGCACCTGTTAGACCCTTTCAACAGATAAAGAGAAAAGCGGTTGAAGATATTGCTACTAAAAACAGCAAGAGTATGAAAAGAGATCCTGAAACAGAGAAACTTCAGCAAACTCCCAGGTGCCGATTTTTTCCGAAGTGCCGCATGGGTCAAAAGTGCCACTTCCAGCATCCAACCTGCAGGTATAATGCCGCATGCAGAAATATGAAGTGCATTTACCGACACATTGGTCCCAGAAAAATAGAGCTCTTCGAGAACAAGGAGAACGAGCAACCCAACAGTTTCCGATTACTGCTCGAGAAATTAGAAAAGCAAAAGCCTAATCCATACAAATGGGTAAAACCTAAAGATATTGGTGCAAAAAAAGATGTACCATAG
- the LOC107454951 gene encoding uncharacterized protein isoform X2, translating to MSLLKDIKISAPVRPFQQMKRKAVEDIATKNSKSVKRDPETEKLQQTPRCLFFPKCRMGQKCHFQHPTCRYNAACRNLKCKYRHIGPRKIELFENKENEQPNSFRLLLEKLEKQKPNPYKWVKPKDIGAKKDVP from the exons ATGTCTCTGCTCAAGGATATTAA aatCTCTGCACCAGTTAGACCCTTTCAACAGATGAAAAGAAAAGCGGTTGAAGATATTGCTACTAAAAACAGCAAGAGTGTGAAAAGAGATCCTGAAACAGAGAAACTTCAGCAAACTCCCAGATGCCTATTTTTTCCGAAGTGCCGCATGGGTCAAAAGTGCCACTTCCAGCATCCAACCTGCAGGTATAATGCCGCATGCAGAAATCTGAAGTGCAAATACCGACACATTGGTCCAAGAAAAATAGAGCTCTTCGAGAACAAGGAGAACGAACAACCCAACAGTTTCCGATTGCTGCTCGAGAAATTAGAAAAGCAAAAGCCTAATCCATACAAATGGGTAAAACCTAAAGATATTGGTGCAAAAAAAGATGTACCATAG